A single region of the Palaemon carinicauda isolate YSFRI2023 chromosome 17, ASM3689809v2, whole genome shotgun sequence genome encodes:
- the LOC137656537 gene encoding uncharacterized protein translates to MQEGTKKRIYDTKKTDNVDRKKVLALQPCCRGCYPVTSQPDSTHSLSVNTSSTSSVPTVSSSSLSVIPVPQKAITQNPPPLQADASFQVFREWRHRWEDYSIMMDLSKLPREKQLIQLRMCLTLETQMILEHTLDISPNTDKTVEEVLDELQDHVKSVRNKALRQRELLSCKQFKGESFSDFYVRLKHIAEEVDVCPVNSSVCEETQMKMIILIGIRDGELVQKLISLDATASLQEVVNTCHSYEAARSATSAIRAPTSQLLCPALESSCKNCGRRGHWDRTPKCPANAEQSLVCNHVGLYDKYYKTKRNDSTQGASSSDKATQSSGKSKVVKKSSCRRVKIFGKSPKPVGFLLAYGDVTSRIQMLPDTGAEVSVVGPQHLDVLKIPRSSLKPFPTTVTLTADGSAMTPALDTFQATLTLGKQSCSAVIQVHDGVQTPLLSYGHCKELAIISPDFPKPILEDKHVKRCKELPLSATTSPTEDVLVTKEDLKTTPLQPMTGPPMRIQLKDGAVPFAVHTPRQIPFAFCDQVKEELASLVTEGIIKPAGNEPSEWCHPLVVVAKDSGVRITVDLTKLNSQVSRPTHPSPTPFAAIRSVNSKARYFTTADALCGYWQMALAEEDPNLTNSITPYGRFKYCRGPIGFAATGDAFCIRGDMALQGMQNCVKVVDDILHASSTNL, encoded by the exons ATGCAAGAAGGTACCAAGAAGAGGATTTACGACACAAAGAAGACGGACAACGTCGACAGGAAGAAAGTGCTCGCTTTACAGCCTTGTTGCAGAGGTTGCTATCCTGTTACCTCCCAACCTGACAGCACACATAGCCTTTCAGTCAATACATCATCTACATCGTCAGTACCAactgtttcatcttcaagtttaTCAGTAATACCTGTACCTCAAAAAGCTATCACCCAGAACCCGCCTCCCCTTCAAGCAGAtgccagttttcaagtttttcgagAATGGAGACATCGATGGGAAGATTATTCTATCATGATGGATTTATCCAAGTTACCTAGAGAGAAGCAACTCATTCAGCTTAGAATGTGCCTCACTCTTGAGACGCAGATGATCTTGGAGCACACCCTGGATATTTCACCCAACAcagacaagacagtagaagaggtctTAGATGAGCTGCAGGATCACGTGAAAAGTGTACGCAACAAAGCCCTACGCCAAAGAGAACTCTTAAGTTGTAAGCAGTTTAAGGgagaatctttttcagatttttacgtgcgacttaagcatatagctgaagaggtggacgtctgtccggtgaattcatctgtgtgtgaggaaactcaaatgaagatgataattctcatAGGTATCAGGGATGGGGAACTTGTCCAGAAACTCATCTCTCTTGATGCAACAGCTTCACTACAGGAGGTGGTCAATACTTGTCACTCATATGAGGCGGCCAGGAGCGCTACTTCTGCCATCCGAGCACCAACCTCCCAGCTAC TTTGCCCAGCCCTAGAAAGCAGCTGCAAGAACTGCGGTCGACGAGGTCATTGGGACAGGACTCCGAAGTGCCCAGCCAATGCAGAACAGTCCCTAGTTTGTAATCATGTGGGACTTTACGATAAATACTATAAGACAAAGAGAAATGACAGTACACAGGGTGCCTCTTCAAGTGACAAAGCTACCCAATCGTCAGGTAAATCAAAGGTCGTAAAGAAGTCCAGCTGTCGTCGAGTCAAAATTTTCGGTAAGTCGCCTAAGCCTGTCGGTTTTCTTCTAGCATATGGAGATGTTACATCCCGAATTCAGATGTTACCCGACACAGGCGCCGAAGTCTCCGTGGTAGGACCCCAGCATCTTGACGTACTTAAGATACCTAGGAGTAGTTTGAAGCCGTTTCCTACAACTGTAACTCTAACTGCCGATGGTTCAGCTATGACACCTGCTTTGGATACCTTCCAAGCCACTCTTACTCTGGGTAAGCAGTCCTGTTCTGCTGTTATACAGGTTCATGACGGTGTTCAAACACCATTGTTGTCTTATGGCCACTGTAAGGAATTAGCAATTATTTCTCCTGACTTTCCCAAGCCAATATTGGAAGATAAGCACGtcaaaagatgcaaggaattgCCCCTTTCTGCTACTACATCCCCTACTGAG GATGTTCTCGTCACCAAAGAAGACCTCAAGACAACACCACTCCAGCCGATGACTGGTCCTCCAATGAGGATCCAACTCAAGGATGGTGCAGTACCCTTTGCTGTCCACACTCCACGCCAAATACCCTTTGCTTTCTGCGATCAAGTTAAGGAAGAACTCGCCTCCTTGGTAACCGAAGGAATTATCAAGCCTGCCGGTAATGAACCTTCAGAATGGTGCCATCCACTCGTCGTAGTAGCTAAGGACTCAGGTGTCCGTATCACTGTTGACCTCACTAAGCTCAACAGCCAAGTGTCCCGACCAACCCACCCTTCTCCAACTCCGTTCGCTGCCATCCGTAGTGTTAATTCGAAGGCAAGGTATTTCACTACAGCAGATGccttatgtggatattggcagatggCACTTGCTGAAGAGGACCCAAACTTGACAAATTCCATTACACCATACGGCCGTTTCAAGTATTGCAGAGGCCCAATTGGTTTTGCAGCTACAGGGGACGCCTTCTGTATCCGTGGTGATATGGCTCTTCAAGGAATGCAGAACTGTGTAAaggtcgtggatgacatacttcaCGCATCTTCAACAAATCTATGA